One part of the Fretibacterium sp. OH1220_COT-178 genome encodes these proteins:
- a CDS encoding RHS repeat-associated core domain-containing protein yields the protein MERGGSKYWYLFDGHGSVRMLANESAQVTDTWTYDAWGETTSHTGVTENDYRYAGERFDRTTELYQLRARYMDPR from the coding sequence ATGGAACGGGGCGGTTCGAAGTACTGGTACCTGTTCGACGGCCACGGCTCGGTGCGGATGCTGGCGAACGAGTCGGCCCAGGTGACGGACACGTGGACGTACGACGCGTGGGGCGAGACGACGTCGCACACGGGCGTGACGGAGAACGACTACCGGTACGCCGGGGAACGCTTCGACCGGACGACGGAGCTGTACCAGCTTCGTGCGCGCTACATGGACCCGAGGA